Proteins from one Melospiza melodia melodia isolate bMelMel2 unplaced genomic scaffold, bMelMel2.pri scaffold_62, whole genome shotgun sequence genomic window:
- the LOC134413969 gene encoding olfactory receptor 14A16-like, which translates to MSNSSYIRQFLLLALADTRQLQLLHFCLLLGISLAALLGNGLIISTVACSHHLHTPMFFFLLNLALSDLGCICTTVPKAMHNSLWHTRSISYSGCAVQVFFFLFFISAEFYLLTFMCYDRYVSICKPLHYGTLLGSRACAHMAAAAWASAFLTALTHTANTFSLPLCHGNALGQFFCEIPQILKLSCSHSIIRELGLIAVSSCLALCYFVFIVFSYVQIFRAVLRIPTEQGRHKAFSTCLPHLAVVYLSVSTGIFSYLKPPPMSTPSLDLTLSVLCSVVPPALNPLIYSLRNQELKAAVWRLMTG; encoded by the coding sequence ATGTCTAACAGCAGCTACATCAGGCAATTCCttttgctggcattggcagacacgcggcagctgcagctcctgcacttctgcctcttgctgggcatctccctggctgccctcctgggcaacggcctcatcatcagcaccgtagcctgcagccaccacctgcacacgcccatgttcttcttcctgctcaacctggccctcagtgacctgggctgcatctgcaccactgtccccaaagccatgcacaattctctcTGGCACACCAGaagcatctcctactcaggatgtgctgtacaggtctttttctttctgtttttcatcTCAGCGGAATTTTATCTCCTGACATTCATGTGCTACGACCgatacgtgtccatctgcaaacccctgcactatggaaccctcctgggcagcagagcttgcgcccacatggcagcagctgcctgggccagtgcctttctcactgctctcacgcacacagccaatacattttccctgcccctgtgccatggcaatgccctgggacagttcttctgtgaaatcccacagatcctcaagctctcttgctcacaCTCAATcatcagggaacttgggctcattgcagttagttcctgtttagcactttgctattttgtgttcattgttttctcttatgtgcagatcttcagggctgtgctgaggatccccactgagcagggacggcacaaagccttttccacctgcctccctcacctggctgtggtctacCTGTCcgtcagcactggcatattttccTACCTGAAACCTCCCCCCATGtccaccccatccctggatctgacctTGTCAGTTCTTtgctcggtggtgcctccagccctgaaccccctcatctacagcctgaggaaccaggagctcaaggctgcagtgtggagactgatgactgga